A stretch of the Bacillus licheniformis DSM 13 = ATCC 14580 genome encodes the following:
- a CDS encoding FtsX-like permease family protein, translated as MSINQLIIRNLKKNIRNYYLYVFALIFSAALYFAFVTLQYDPAINEVKASIKGAAALKAASILLVAVVAVFVLYANTIFIKRRSKEIGLFQLIGMRKQKIFRILSLENVMLYFGSLVIGVFAGFSISKLVLMILFKIVDVQAEAKLNFSVEALVQTVIVFCGIYLLVMVMNYAFIKKQSILSLFKVTSATEDKVKRISVFQMIIGLLGILFILSGYYVSTELFSGKFKTVDELFYAMSFILGTVIIGTYLFYKGSVSFVSNIIRKSKGGYLNIYEVLSLSSIMFRMKSNALLLTIITTVSALAIGLLSLSYISYYSAEKTAEQNVAADFAMTNQKDAKRFEQLLDENNISYSKKEIHVIQAVFNLEQIVDGDPENMAGDPGKLPLAVVSDAEIAGMDVPKGDVIFSGYTDLLQKFMALKETGAVKVKSRHETIPLNYLGLKKESLLSFNFTSGGLPVAVVDDALFKRLSQDKDPKLQQKPSLFYGINLKHEDQLQQANELFATVNQNDQHLSLLDASTAQKSLFGLAMFIVGFLGLTFLITSGCILYFKQMDESEDEKPNYTILRKLGFTRNDLLKGIRIKQIYNFGIPLVIGLSHSYFAVQSGWFLFGAELWTPMIIVMVLYTVLYSIFGLLSVLYGKKVIKSAL; from the coding sequence ATGAGCATTAATCAGCTGATCATCCGCAACCTGAAAAAAAATATACGGAACTATTACCTTTATGTGTTTGCGTTGATCTTCAGCGCAGCGCTTTATTTTGCGTTTGTTACGCTCCAGTATGATCCAGCGATCAATGAAGTGAAGGCATCGATAAAAGGCGCAGCGGCTTTGAAGGCAGCTTCCATTCTCCTTGTGGCAGTAGTAGCGGTGTTTGTTTTGTATGCCAATACGATATTTATCAAAAGACGAAGCAAAGAAATCGGTTTATTCCAATTAATCGGCATGAGGAAGCAAAAAATCTTCCGCATCTTAAGCTTGGAAAATGTCATGCTGTATTTCGGCTCTTTGGTCATTGGGGTGTTTGCCGGGTTTTCGATCTCAAAGCTCGTGCTCATGATTTTGTTTAAAATTGTAGATGTTCAAGCCGAAGCCAAATTGAATTTTTCCGTCGAAGCGCTTGTGCAAACCGTCATTGTATTCTGCGGCATCTACCTTCTCGTAATGGTGATGAATTATGCGTTTATCAAAAAGCAGAGCATTTTATCTTTATTTAAAGTGACATCAGCTACGGAGGATAAGGTAAAGAGAATATCCGTTTTCCAAATGATCATCGGCTTATTGGGCATCTTGTTTATTTTATCCGGATACTATGTATCCACTGAGCTTTTCAGCGGAAAATTCAAGACCGTAGATGAGCTGTTTTATGCGATGAGCTTTATTCTCGGAACCGTCATCATCGGAACGTACCTCTTCTATAAAGGATCGGTCAGCTTTGTCTCCAACATCATCCGCAAAAGCAAAGGAGGCTACTTGAATATTTATGAAGTGCTGTCCCTTTCATCGATCATGTTCCGGATGAAATCAAACGCCCTATTATTAACAATCATTACCACCGTTTCGGCGCTGGCGATCGGATTGTTATCCTTGAGCTATATTTCGTACTATTCTGCAGAGAAAACCGCCGAACAAAACGTGGCGGCTGATTTCGCCATGACAAATCAAAAGGATGCAAAGCGTTTTGAACAACTTTTGGACGAAAATAACATTTCCTACAGCAAAAAAGAAATTCATGTCATTCAAGCGGTTTTTAATCTGGAACAAATTGTCGATGGAGATCCTGAAAATATGGCTGGAGACCCGGGGAAATTGCCCCTCGCCGTGGTCAGCGATGCAGAGATTGCCGGGATGGACGTGCCAAAAGGAGACGTCATTTTTTCAGGATATACCGACCTTCTCCAGAAATTTATGGCTTTAAAAGAGACCGGTGCCGTTAAGGTAAAGAGCAGGCATGAGACAATCCCATTAAACTATTTAGGCTTGAAAAAAGAGTCTCTTTTATCCTTCAACTTTACCAGCGGCGGATTGCCTGTTGCCGTTGTAGATGATGCGCTGTTTAAACGTCTTAGCCAAGACAAAGATCCAAAGCTGCAGCAGAAGCCGAGCCTTTTTTACGGAATCAATTTAAAACATGAAGATCAGCTTCAGCAGGCAAATGAGCTGTTTGCAACAGTGAATCAAAACGATCAGCATTTATCGCTCCTTGATGCAAGCACAGCTCAAAAATCGCTTTTCGGCCTTGCCATGTTTATTGTAGGCTTTTTAGGACTAACGTTTCTGATCACTTCAGGATGCATCCTATATTTTAAACAAATGGACGAAAGCGAAGATGAGAAACCGAATTACACGATTTTGAGAAAACTCGGTTTCACACGGAACGATCTGTTGAAGGGGATACGAATCAAACAAATCTACAACTTCGGCATTCCATTAGTTATCGGCCTGTCTCACAGCTACTTCGCCGTCCAGTCCGGCTGGTTCCTATTCGGGGCAGAGCTGTGGACGCCGATGATCATCGTGATGGTGCTGTACACCGTCCTGTACTCTATTTTCGGCTTGCTTTCCGTTCTTTACGGCAAGAAAGTGATCAAGTCGGCGCTGTAG
- a CDS encoding ABC transporter ATP-binding protein, with the protein MMILEAKKIRKSYGNKHNKHEVLKGIDLQIQKGEFVSIMGPSGSGKTTLLNVLSSIDQVSGGTININQAEMTNMKEKQLAEFRKQHLGFIFQEYNLLDTLTVKENILLPLSITKISKKEAGQKFEEVAKELGIFELKDKYPNEISGGQKQRTSAARAFIHEPSIIFADEPTGALDSKSASDLLNKLSQLNQKRRATIVMVTHDPVAASFCSRVVFIKDGQIYTQLNKGGQDRQMFFQDIMKTQGVLGGVQHEH; encoded by the coding sequence ATGATGATTTTAGAAGCGAAAAAAATACGAAAAAGCTATGGAAATAAGCACAATAAACACGAAGTGTTAAAGGGAATCGACCTTCAGATTCAAAAGGGGGAATTTGTCAGTATTATGGGCCCGTCTGGTTCAGGCAAAACAACATTGCTCAATGTTCTGTCCTCTATTGACCAGGTGAGCGGCGGAACGATTAACATCAACCAAGCTGAGATGACGAATATGAAGGAAAAACAGCTTGCCGAGTTCAGGAAGCAGCATTTAGGATTTATCTTCCAAGAATACAATTTGCTCGATACGCTGACAGTGAAAGAAAATATCCTTCTGCCGCTGTCGATTACGAAAATATCAAAAAAAGAAGCCGGTCAAAAGTTTGAGGAAGTCGCGAAAGAATTAGGCATCTTCGAGCTGAAGGATAAATATCCGAATGAAATTTCCGGGGGGCAAAAACAGCGCACATCAGCAGCCAGGGCGTTTATTCATGAGCCGAGCATTATTTTCGCTGACGAACCGACCGGTGCGCTTGATTCGAAATCCGCATCAGACTTGTTAAACAAGCTGAGCCAATTAAATCAAAAGCGCCGGGCCACAATCGTTATGGTTACCCATGATCCCGTCGCCGCGAGCTTCTGCAGCAGAGTGGTTTTCATTAAAGACGGACAAATTTATACGCAGCTGAATAAAGGCGGACAGGACAGGCAGATGTTCTTCCAGGACATCATGAAGACGCAAGGCGTGTTAGGCGGGGTTCAGCATGAGCATTAA
- a CDS encoding sensor histidine kinase, with translation MLKAFLTERRSWIAIFVLQQILFLFIAYVDASIPFTSILYMTYLSSFIFIVFVIVRFRKETKFYKSLEEWDHNLDVTNIREAETPFETMIEKSIAEQTKQLKQEAAQHRLALENEKDELMAWIHEVKTPLTAMHLIMETIEDQSLKARLAYEWLRIHLLLDRQLHQKRMSFIENDLSLEVLELKPMIFKEIKDLQSWCIPKGIGFDIQLEAGEVLSDAKWLSFIIRQLLTNAVKYSEASDVLIKSYEQDGKVHLAVQDFGRGIDPKDMPRVFDKGFTSTTEHHDQAATGMGLYLAKKAAKPLLIHIEVDSKPGTGTTFTLIFPMRNEFSRVLGV, from the coding sequence ATGCTGAAAGCGTTTTTGACCGAGAGGCGAAGCTGGATCGCCATATTTGTTTTGCAGCAGATCCTCTTTCTGTTTATCGCTTATGTCGATGCATCCATTCCTTTTACGTCGATTTTGTATATGACCTATTTGTCCTCGTTTATTTTTATCGTTTTTGTAATTGTCCGCTTTCGGAAGGAAACGAAGTTTTATAAAAGTCTTGAAGAATGGGACCACAATCTCGATGTGACAAACATTCGAGAGGCGGAAACCCCTTTTGAAACGATGATTGAAAAAAGCATAGCCGAACAAACGAAACAGTTAAAGCAAGAGGCGGCACAGCATCGCCTGGCATTGGAGAATGAAAAAGATGAGCTCATGGCCTGGATACATGAAGTCAAAACGCCGCTTACCGCCATGCATTTGATCATGGAGACGATTGAGGATCAATCTTTAAAAGCGAGGCTTGCGTACGAATGGCTGCGCATCCACCTGCTGCTCGACCGCCAGCTCCATCAAAAGCGGATGTCATTTATCGAAAATGACTTGTCCCTTGAAGTCCTAGAGCTTAAACCTATGATCTTTAAAGAAATAAAAGATTTGCAATCATGGTGCATTCCAAAAGGGATCGGGTTTGATATACAGCTGGAGGCGGGGGAAGTGCTCAGCGATGCGAAGTGGCTGTCTTTTATCATTAGGCAGCTGCTGACAAACGCGGTGAAATACAGCGAAGCATCCGATGTTTTGATTAAAAGCTATGAGCAGGATGGCAAAGTGCATCTCGCTGTTCAAGACTTTGGACGGGGCATCGATCCAAAAGATATGCCGCGCGTGTTTGACAAAGGCTTTACATCAACAACGGAGCATCATGATCAGGCCGCCACGGGAATGGGGCTGTACTTGGCAAAAAAAGCGGCAAAGCCGCTCCTGATTCATATCGAGGTTGATTCTAAACCGGGAACGGGTACAACCTTTACGCTGATTTTTCCAATGCGGAATGAATTTTCCCGTGTGCTGGGCGTGTGA
- a CDS encoding response regulator transcription factor — protein sequence MFKLLLIEDDESLFQEIKERLTGWSYEVYGINDFSEVMQEFAAIKPDCVIIDIQLPKYDGFHWCRQIRSRSNVPILFLSSRDHPADMVMSMQFGADDYIQKPFHFDVLIAKIQAIFRRVYDYNTEPEILKKTWCGATVDPEQNRVSNKAGAIELTRNEMFILKQLIDQKNKIVSREELMRSLWNDERFVSDNTLTVNVNRLRKKLDALNLGQYIETKVGQGYMAKEEG from the coding sequence ATGTTTAAACTGCTGTTGATAGAAGATGATGAATCGCTGTTTCAAGAAATAAAAGAGCGGTTAACCGGGTGGTCATACGAGGTATACGGCATCAACGATTTCAGCGAAGTGATGCAGGAGTTTGCGGCGATTAAGCCAGACTGCGTCATCATCGATATTCAGCTGCCTAAATATGACGGGTTTCATTGGTGCCGGCAGATCCGCTCCCGTTCCAACGTTCCGATTCTCTTTTTATCTTCGCGCGATCATCCTGCTGATATGGTCATGTCCATGCAGTTCGGAGCGGATGATTATATTCAGAAGCCGTTTCATTTTGACGTGCTGATTGCCAAGATCCAGGCGATTTTCCGTCGCGTCTACGACTATAATACAGAGCCTGAGATTCTTAAAAAAACGTGGTGCGGTGCAACCGTTGATCCCGAACAAAACCGCGTCAGCAATAAGGCGGGGGCGATCGAACTGACAAGGAATGAAATGTTCATTTTAAAACAATTGATCGACCAAAAAAACAAAATTGTCAGCAGGGAAGAATTGATGAGAAGCCTATGGAACGATGAACGCTTTGTCAGCGATAACACGCTGACAGTCAACGTAAACCGCTTAAGAAAAAAACTCGATGCCTTGAACTTGGGGCAATATATCGAGACGAAGGTCGGCCAGGGCTATATGGCGAAAGAAGAAGGATGA
- a CDS encoding glycoside hydrolase family 1 protein yields the protein MTEQTKKFPEGFLWGGAVAANQVEGAYNVGGKGLSTADVSPNGVMYPFDESMESLNLYHEGIDFYHRYKEDIALFAEMGFKAFRTSIAWTRIFPNGDETEPNEEGLEFYDRLFDELLKYNIEPVVTISHYEMPLGLIKKYGGWKNRKVIDCYEHYAKTVFTRYKEKVKYWMTFNEINMVLHAPFTGGGLVFEEGENKLNAMYQAAHHLFVASALAVKAGHDIIPDAKIGCMIAATTTYPMTPKPEDVLAAMENERRTLFFSDVQARGAYPGYMKRFFKENGITIEMAEGDEDILKENTVDYIGFSYYMSMVASTSPEDLAKTEGNLLGGVKNPYLESSEWGWQIDPKGIRITLNTLYDRYQKPLFIVENGLGAVDVVEEDGSIQDDYRINYLRDHLKEVREAIADGVDLIGYTSWGPIDLVSASTAEMKKRYGYIYVDRDNEGKGTLSRTRKKSFYWYKKVIETNGESL from the coding sequence ATGACTGAACAAACGAAAAAGTTTCCTGAAGGTTTTTTATGGGGCGGAGCGGTTGCCGCAAACCAAGTGGAAGGCGCCTATAATGTCGGCGGGAAAGGACTCTCGACAGCCGATGTGTCGCCGAACGGCGTCATGTATCCATTCGATGAGTCGATGGAGTCATTGAACCTGTATCATGAAGGCATCGATTTTTACCACCGCTACAAAGAAGATATCGCTCTTTTCGCCGAAATGGGATTTAAAGCATTCCGGACATCGATTGCCTGGACGCGGATTTTTCCTAACGGCGATGAAACTGAACCGAATGAAGAGGGACTCGAATTTTATGATCGCCTCTTTGACGAGCTATTAAAATACAATATTGAGCCAGTGGTGACGATTTCCCACTACGAAATGCCGCTCGGTCTGATTAAAAAATACGGCGGCTGGAAAAACCGGAAAGTGATCGATTGCTATGAGCATTATGCGAAAACGGTTTTCACCCGCTATAAAGAAAAAGTAAAATACTGGATGACATTCAATGAAATCAACATGGTTCTGCATGCGCCGTTTACAGGCGGAGGCCTTGTGTTTGAAGAAGGCGAAAACAAGTTAAATGCGATGTACCAAGCGGCGCATCATCTATTTGTCGCAAGCGCTCTTGCCGTTAAAGCGGGGCACGACATCATTCCGGACGCTAAAATCGGCTGCATGATCGCCGCAACGACGACATACCCGATGACGCCAAAGCCGGAAGACGTGCTCGCTGCGATGGAGAATGAGAGAAGAACGCTGTTTTTCTCGGATGTACAGGCGCGCGGGGCTTATCCGGGCTATATGAAGCGCTTCTTTAAGGAAAACGGAATTACGATTGAAATGGCTGAAGGTGATGAAGACATCTTAAAGGAAAACACCGTCGACTATATCGGTTTCAGCTACTACATGTCAATGGTCGCAAGCACGAGTCCGGAAGACTTGGCAAAAACGGAAGGCAACCTGCTCGGCGGCGTCAAAAATCCGTACCTTGAATCGTCCGAATGGGGCTGGCAGATCGATCCTAAAGGGATCCGCATTACGCTGAATACATTGTACGACCGCTATCAAAAGCCGCTTTTCATTGTTGAAAACGGGCTCGGCGCCGTCGATGTCGTCGAAGAAGACGGCTCCATCCAGGATGACTACAGAATCAACTATTTGCGCGATCATTTAAAAGAAGTAAGAGAAGCCATTGCAGACGGCGTCGACTTAATCGGCTACACATCATGGGGCCCGATCGACCTGGTCAGCGCATCCACCGCCGAAATGAAAAAGCGCTACGGCTATATTTACGTCGATCGTGACAATGAAGGAAAAGGCACGCTTTCAAGAACGAGAAAGAAAAGCTTTTACTGGTATAAGAAAGTAATCGAAACGAATGGCGAGAGTTTGTGA
- a CDS encoding beta-glucoside-specific PTS transporter subunit IIABC, which translates to MDYNKVSKDILQLVGGEENVQSVIHCMTRLRFNLYDNAKADRAKLESLPAVMGTNISGQQFQIIIGNDVPKVYKAIIANSGLSDEKAGEQQAGKKKNVLSAIFDVISGVFTPILPAIAGAGMIKGIIAIAVTFGWMSETSQVHTILSAIGDGAFYFLPILLAVSAARKFGSNPYVAAAIGAAILHPDLTALLGSGKSISFVGLPVTAATYSSTVIPILLAIWIASYVEKWIDKVTPTSLKMIFVPTLTLLVVVPVTLITVGPLGAIAGNYLSIGVNGLFENAGLITMILLAGTFSLIVMTGMHYAFIPVMFNNITQNGYDYLIPAMFLANMGQAGASFAVFLRSRNKKFKSLSLTTSITALMGITEPAMYGVNMRLKKPFVSALLGAAVGGAFYGITGVAAYIIGGNVGLPGITTFIGPTFIQAMIGIVIAFFAATAFAFVLGFEDIPSDEAAEQGAAPSEAGAGEIIQSPLKGEVKALSEVDDATFSGEVMGKGVAIEPEEGKVVSPVSGTITTVFQTKHALGITSDNGAEIIIHIGIDTVKLNGEHFTVHVNKGDAVKPGDELVSFDMDAIKDAGYQLITPVIITNTDRYQSIKPLKSDESVDIEEALIALA; encoded by the coding sequence ATGGATTATAATAAAGTATCGAAGGACATTTTACAACTCGTGGGCGGTGAAGAGAACGTACAGAGCGTGATTCACTGCATGACAAGACTGCGTTTCAATCTTTATGACAATGCGAAGGCAGACCGCGCGAAACTGGAAAGTCTTCCGGCTGTAATGGGCACCAACATCAGCGGCCAGCAGTTTCAAATCATCATTGGAAATGATGTCCCTAAGGTGTATAAAGCGATCATTGCCAACAGCGGGCTCAGCGATGAAAAAGCGGGCGAGCAGCAAGCTGGCAAAAAGAAAAACGTGCTGTCCGCCATTTTTGATGTGATATCAGGCGTATTTACGCCGATTCTCCCGGCGATCGCCGGAGCGGGTATGATCAAGGGGATCATTGCAATCGCCGTCACGTTCGGCTGGATGAGCGAAACTAGCCAGGTCCACACCATTTTATCCGCCATCGGCGACGGAGCATTTTACTTCCTGCCGATTTTGCTGGCGGTCAGTGCCGCGAGAAAATTCGGCAGTAATCCTTATGTTGCGGCGGCGATCGGAGCGGCGATTCTGCATCCCGATCTGACAGCGCTTCTCGGTTCAGGGAAAAGCATTTCCTTTGTCGGATTGCCTGTAACCGCTGCCACTTATTCGTCGACCGTCATTCCGATCCTGCTCGCGATTTGGATTGCATCTTACGTTGAGAAATGGATTGACAAAGTCACCCCGACTTCGTTGAAGATGATTTTTGTACCGACGCTGACGCTGCTGGTTGTCGTGCCTGTCACATTAATTACGGTCGGTCCGCTCGGTGCGATTGCAGGGAACTATCTGTCAATCGGTGTGAACGGTTTATTTGAAAATGCCGGTTTAATCACGATGATCCTTTTAGCAGGAACGTTCTCGCTGATCGTCATGACAGGAATGCACTATGCTTTCATTCCGGTTATGTTCAACAACATTACGCAAAACGGCTACGATTACTTGATACCTGCGATGTTCTTGGCGAATATGGGGCAGGCTGGCGCGTCATTTGCCGTCTTCCTGCGATCCAGAAATAAGAAATTCAAATCATTGTCGCTGACGACAAGCATCACGGCTTTGATGGGGATTACAGAGCCGGCGATGTACGGTGTCAACATGAGGCTGAAAAAGCCGTTTGTATCCGCGCTTCTCGGCGCCGCTGTCGGAGGAGCATTTTACGGCATCACCGGCGTAGCAGCATATATTATTGGCGGAAACGTCGGTTTGCCGGGAATTACGACGTTTATCGGCCCGACTTTTATACAGGCAATGATCGGTATCGTCATCGCGTTCTTTGCCGCAACGGCGTTTGCTTTTGTATTGGGGTTTGAAGACATTCCTTCAGATGAAGCCGCTGAACAAGGAGCCGCTCCATCTGAAGCGGGCGCGGGAGAGATCATTCAAAGCCCGCTGAAAGGCGAAGTCAAAGCATTGAGTGAAGTGGATGATGCGACATTTTCTGGAGAAGTCATGGGAAAAGGCGTCGCCATTGAGCCTGAAGAAGGCAAAGTGGTGTCGCCGGTATCAGGCACGATCACAACCGTTTTTCAAACGAAGCACGCCCTCGGCATTACAAGCGACAATGGGGCGGAAATTATTATCCATATCGGAATCGACACGGTGAAATTGAACGGCGAGCACTTTACCGTGCATGTCAATAAAGGCGACGCTGTAAAACCGGGAGACGAGCTTGTCTCATTTGATATGGATGCGATTAAGGATGCAGGCTATCAGTTGATCACGCCGGTTATCATCACAAATACGGACCGGTACCAGTCGATCAAACCTTTGAAATCAGATGAAAGCGTTGACATTGAGGAAGCGCTGATCGCGCTGGCGTAG